Proteins encoded within one genomic window of Planctomycetota bacterium:
- a CDS encoding FAD-dependent oxidoreductase — translation MNFVREYDVVVAGAGVAGAAAALEAARGGRSVALVEKTILVGGLATTGLVNVYLPLCDGCGTQVTFGIAEEFLHLSARYGPGEVPPAWREGQGRYLLVFNPASFVLALDEALGEAGVDLWLDTLVCAPAMTGDRLVGLEVENKSGRGLLRARCVVDATGDADVSFRAGAECAPGENWLSIWALQASLDAARRAVEQGGGAPLLDAVRLGGDDAGRGAPPGRAWDGTRGRDVSRFVLETRRMLREHYRARQAERGAAGRCDVFPLTLPAMAQFRTTRRIVGHSTLADGQHGQRCAESVGLVADWRKAAHVWEVPYGTLLPRRVRGLLAAGRCMAAAGDAWQVMRVIPPAALTGQAAGLAAAMAAERDTTPDALDPGDVQRALRGRAIPLHLDDVGL, via the coding sequence TTGAACTTCGTTCGCGAGTATGACGTGGTGGTGGCAGGCGCCGGCGTGGCCGGGGCGGCCGCCGCGCTGGAGGCGGCGCGGGGCGGGCGGAGCGTGGCGCTGGTCGAGAAGACGATCCTCGTCGGCGGCCTAGCCACGACCGGCCTGGTGAACGTCTACCTGCCCTTGTGCGATGGCTGCGGCACGCAGGTGACCTTCGGCATCGCCGAGGAGTTCCTGCACCTGAGCGCGCGATACGGACCGGGCGAAGTGCCGCCCGCCTGGCGCGAGGGGCAGGGCCGTTACCTGCTCGTGTTCAACCCCGCCTCGTTCGTGCTTGCCCTCGACGAGGCCCTCGGCGAGGCGGGCGTGGACCTCTGGCTCGACACCCTGGTGTGCGCGCCCGCGATGACGGGCGACCGGCTCGTGGGCCTGGAGGTGGAAAACAAGAGCGGAAGGGGCCTGCTCCGCGCTCGGTGCGTGGTGGACGCCACGGGCGACGCCGACGTGTCGTTCCGCGCCGGCGCCGAGTGCGCGCCGGGCGAGAACTGGCTCTCGATCTGGGCGCTCCAGGCCTCGCTCGACGCGGCCCGCAGGGCGGTGGAGCAGGGGGGCGGCGCCCCGCTGCTCGATGCGGTGCGCCTCGGCGGCGACGACGCCGGCCGCGGCGCGCCCCCGGGACGCGCCTGGGACGGCACGCGCGGGCGCGACGTCTCCCGCTTCGTCCTCGAGACGCGGCGAATGCTCCGCGAGCACTACCGGGCGCGGCAGGCCGAACGTGGGGCGGCGGGGCGGTGCGACGTGTTCCCCCTCACGCTCCCCGCGATGGCGCAGTTCCGCACCACCCGCCGCATCGTGGGCCACTCCACGCTGGCCGACGGGCAGCACGGGCAACGCTGCGCCGAGTCGGTGGGCCTGGTGGCCGACTGGCGCAAGGCGGCCCACGTGTGGGAGGTGCCTTACGGCACGCTCCTGCCGCGCCGGGTGCGGGGCCTTCTCGCCGCGGGGCGCTGCATGGCCGCCGCGGGCGACGCCTGGCAGGTGATGCGCGTGATCCCGCCCGCGGCGCTCACCGGGCAAGCGGCGGGCCTGGCCGCCGCAATGGCCGCGGAGCGCGACACGACCCCCGATGCCCTCGACCCTGGCGACGTGCAGCGCGCGCTGCGCGGGCGGGCCATCCCCCTGCACCTGGACGATGTGGGCCTCTGA
- a CDS encoding RNA-binding protein yields the protein MNIYVGNLSYSTDDAALRAAFEPFGTVASAQVITDRETGRSRGFGFVEMPSDEQARAAIAALNGQDLDGRKLNVNEARPRTDRPGGGGAGRGGDRRGGGDRGARRPSW from the coding sequence ATGAACATCTACGTCGGCAATCTGTCGTACAGCACGGACGACGCCGCGCTGCGGGCCGCCTTCGAGCCCTTCGGCACGGTTGCCTCGGCCCAGGTCATCACTGACCGGGAGACAGGGCGTTCGCGCGGCTTCGGCTTCGTTGAGATGCCGTCGGACGAGCAGGCCCGCGCCGCCATCGCGGCGCTCAACGGCCAGGACCTCGATGGCCGGAAGCTGAACGTCAACGAGGCTCGGCCTCGCACCGATCGTCCGGGCGGCGGCGGCGCCGGCCGGGGCGGCGATCGCCGGGGCGGTGGCGACCGCGGCGCGCGCAGGCCCTCCTGGTAA